A window of Cellulomonas fimi contains these coding sequences:
- the ligD gene encoding non-homologous end-joining DNA ligase, whose amino-acid sequence MSPSKTPAVELDVRGRTVRVSSPDKVYFPERGLTKLDVVQYFVAVGDGILGALLDRPTTLERWPKGVFEGAKLATRMDSTGDAFYQKRVPQGAPDYVRTARIAFPSGRTADEVAPSELAVVAWAANLGTLTFHPWPVLGDDVDSPDQIRIDLDPQPGTDFSDAARVAPHVRELLAEHGMEGTPKTSGGRGIHVFVPIEPRWSFTDARRATIAFGRELERRMPEQVTMKWWKEERGQKIFVDYNQMARDRTIASAYSIRTNPRATVSAPLRWDEVGDVHPDDFDVTTMPARFAEVGDLFAPLVARAAPRYSIESLLELADQQERDEGHGDLPYPPEYPKMPGEPKRVQPSRDRDRPR is encoded by the coding sequence ATGTCACCGTCGAAGACGCCCGCGGTCGAGCTCGACGTGCGCGGCCGCACGGTCCGCGTCAGCAGCCCCGACAAGGTGTACTTCCCCGAGCGCGGCCTGACGAAGCTCGACGTCGTCCAGTACTTCGTCGCGGTGGGCGACGGCATCCTGGGCGCGCTGCTCGACCGCCCGACGACGCTCGAGCGCTGGCCCAAGGGCGTGTTCGAGGGCGCCAAGCTCGCGACCCGCATGGACTCGACGGGCGACGCGTTCTACCAGAAGCGGGTCCCGCAGGGCGCCCCGGACTACGTGCGGACGGCACGCATCGCGTTCCCGAGCGGCCGGACCGCCGACGAGGTCGCACCCAGCGAGCTCGCGGTCGTCGCGTGGGCGGCCAACCTGGGGACGCTCACGTTCCACCCGTGGCCCGTCCTGGGCGACGACGTGGACTCTCCCGACCAGATCCGCATCGACCTCGACCCCCAGCCCGGCACCGACTTCTCCGACGCCGCGCGCGTCGCCCCGCACGTGCGCGAGCTGCTCGCCGAGCACGGCATGGAGGGCACACCCAAGACGTCCGGCGGGCGCGGCATCCACGTCTTCGTGCCGATCGAGCCGCGGTGGTCGTTCACCGACGCGCGCCGGGCGACCATCGCGTTCGGCCGCGAGCTCGAACGGCGCATGCCCGAGCAGGTCACGATGAAGTGGTGGAAGGAGGAGCGGGGCCAGAAGATCTTCGTCGACTACAACCAGATGGCCCGCGACCGCACCATCGCCTCCGCCTACTCGATCCGCACCAACCCGCGCGCGACCGTGTCCGCCCCGCTGCGCTGGGACGAGGTCGGCGACGTGCACCCCGACGACTTCGACGTCACGACGATGCCCGCGCGGTTCGCCGAGGTCGGCGACCTGTTCGCGCCGCTCGTCGCGCGCGCCGCGCCGCGCTACTCGATCGAGTCGCTGCTCGAGCTCGCCGACCAGCAGGAGCGCGACGAGGGTCACGGCGACCTGCCCTACCCGCCCGAGTACCCGAAGATGCCCGGCGAGCCCAAGCGGGTCCAGCCGAGCCGCGACCGTGACAGGCCCCGCTGA
- a CDS encoding M15 family metallopeptidase — protein sequence MAAVALVGGAAGAWAHVDRQDRARDEQAAVVRVDDAVGSWDGDVALWGASDAAAGRAVTATTRDEAGAALAALAEQARATLATTEGKVADDAVRQALATVLAEADAVAADPGPSVATARRVAATLGAAQAAVADAHAQWQQAQAAAAARPTRSPAPSGGGAPASAPPSCETTYSGPPFYTSPATEGGDGSNGKLPPSALAAVSWDVDPRGTPYYLRNDATAALERLNVAFRARFGHDLDLDLTYRDYATQVAMREALGTVAAVPGTSSHGTGLAMDVPELPCEYGWGTPQRDWLVANGPSYGWVVPSWARQNGSNPEYWHFEYRG from the coding sequence GTGGCCGCCGTCGCCCTCGTCGGCGGTGCCGCCGGGGCGTGGGCGCACGTCGACCGCCAGGACCGGGCGCGCGACGAGCAGGCCGCGGTGGTCCGCGTCGACGACGCCGTCGGCTCGTGGGACGGCGACGTCGCGCTGTGGGGTGCGTCGGACGCGGCGGCCGGTCGTGCGGTCACGGCTACGACCCGCGACGAGGCGGGCGCCGCGCTCGCGGCGCTCGCGGAGCAGGCGCGCGCGACACTCGCGACGACCGAGGGCAAGGTCGCGGACGACGCCGTGCGCCAGGCGCTCGCGACGGTCCTCGCCGAGGCGGACGCGGTGGCCGCGGACCCCGGACCGTCGGTCGCGACGGCGCGTCGCGTCGCCGCGACGCTCGGTGCCGCGCAGGCCGCGGTCGCGGACGCGCACGCGCAGTGGCAGCAGGCGCAGGCGGCCGCGGCGGCTCGTCCGACCCGCTCACCGGCGCCGTCCGGTGGTGGCGCGCCGGCGAGCGCGCCGCCCTCGTGCGAGACCACGTACAGCGGGCCGCCGTTCTACACGTCGCCCGCGACGGAGGGCGGCGACGGGTCCAACGGGAAGCTGCCGCCGTCGGCGCTCGCGGCCGTGTCGTGGGACGTCGACCCGCGCGGCACCCCTTACTACCTGCGCAACGACGCGACCGCCGCGCTCGAGCGGCTCAACGTGGCGTTCCGCGCCCGGTTCGGGCACGACCTGGACCTCGACCTCACGTACCGCGACTACGCGACGCAGGTGGCGATGCGCGAGGCGCTCGGGACGGTCGCGGCGGTGCCGGGGACGTCGTCGCACGGGACCGGGCTCGCGATGGACGTGCCGGAGCTGCCGTGCGAGTACGGCTGGGGCACGCCGCAGCGCGACTGGCTCGTCGCGAACGGTCCGTCGTACGGGTGGGTCGTGCCGTCGTGGGCACGGCAGAACGGCTCGAACCCCGAGTACTGGCACTTCGAGTACCGCGGCTGA
- a CDS encoding LiaI-LiaF-like domain-containing protein, with protein sequence MTRRPPVQVFLGTLLLVFGVVALLVQLDVITADLGQIAADWWPLVIVGVGVAALVTVPRAWAGPTLIIAVGVLFLLQTLDLVEFSVWEILWPVAIILVGLALLTRVGRASEDDDVVNSTVMWWGSERRTRSQKFRGGSLTALMGGIELDLRAADIVDRAEIAVFVMWAGVEIKVPPTWRVHVSGLPLLGGWEDKTTPPLDPNAPQLLVHVTAVMGGVEIKHGKTLDAPAR encoded by the coding sequence ATGACGCGTCGACCGCCGGTCCAGGTGTTCCTCGGCACGCTGCTGCTCGTCTTCGGGGTGGTCGCGCTGCTCGTGCAGCTCGACGTGATCACCGCGGACCTCGGCCAGATCGCGGCGGACTGGTGGCCGCTCGTCATCGTCGGCGTGGGGGTCGCGGCGCTCGTCACCGTGCCGCGCGCGTGGGCGGGACCGACGCTCATCATCGCCGTCGGCGTCCTGTTCCTGCTGCAGACGCTCGACCTCGTCGAGTTCTCGGTGTGGGAGATCCTCTGGCCCGTCGCGATCATCCTCGTCGGGCTCGCGCTGCTGACGCGCGTGGGCAGGGCGAGCGAGGACGACGACGTCGTGAACTCGACCGTCATGTGGTGGGGCTCGGAGCGGCGCACCCGGTCGCAGAAGTTCCGGGGCGGCAGCCTGACGGCTCTCATGGGCGGGATCGAGCTGGACCTGCGGGCGGCGGACATCGTGGACCGCGCGGAGATCGCGGTGTTCGTCATGTGGGCCGGCGTGGAGATCAAGGTGCCGCCGACGTGGCGGGTGCACGTGAGCGGGCTGCCGCTGCTGGGCGGGTGGGAGGACAAGACCACGCCGCCGCTCGACCCGAACGCACCGCAGCTGCTCGTGCACGTCACGGCGGTCATGGGCGGCGTCGAGATCAAGCACGGCAAGACGCTGGACGCGCCCGCCCGCTGA
- a CDS encoding FtsK/SpoIIIE domain-containing protein, whose translation MGVRLILSAAPDAASEPVDVVLDCAPGARVRDVARAVAAHTSGVHARVVPRGSGHLGVVEVRPWDQDAPPLWSRGRVLDPDEPVETSPLRHGSVVGVGADPGDPWDEPLGACEVRVVSGPGAGRVHRLGVGRHEIGGGASASVRVEGDVPARAVVLEVGLDGSRTLHPEPSVLGVTRPAPARRRPLEGPIVVRRPDADATPRKASKRYTRRLADARRGLDGVVEVDPELDRPLVHVDRTALDGPRPWRPGESLVVGDVVLETADVLPADASLSPSPAGAALDYNRPPRLLPPLRPTDFRLPAEPKTPDKLRFPLAMMVLPLVMGVAMYLFTKSPYGLVIMVLSPMMAVSNYVSSRGTRRTQHVEAVRTYAERTARIERQAYDALGEESAARRRELPDPASVLLFATGPRARLWERRRTDPDWMLARIGTADVQSEVSLHDPAREDHEREQHWSAADVPVAVPLAAAGVTGVAGPPDERRAVAAWMLAQVVTAHSPADVSVVVLTDGQGDDAWSWVRWLPHARRDAGPVAAVGNDEETTARRVAELLDLVERRRAAARGNGMRSEPVGAPVLVVLDGARRIRLLPGLVTLLREGPSVGVLFVCVDEQERQLPEECQAVVVVDGPRTTVSVAGRQPVDGVRADVVPRGWFERLGRSLAPIRDISSEDLAATLVTSSRLLDVLDLDPPRAEAVAQVWARGGRTTRAVIGETTDGPFTVDVRADGPHGLVAGTTGSGKSELLQTLIASLAVANRPDEMTFVLVDYKGGAAFKDCHLLPHTVGMVTDLDEHLTRRALDSLAAELRRREHQLAGAGAKDIEDYLAGRAPDDAPMPRLMIVIDEFAALVAELPDFVTGLVDIARRGRSLGVHLLLATQRPAGVVSAEIKSNTNLRIALRVTDKNDSQDVIESGDAAEIPPSLPGRAYARLGHASLVAFQSSRVGGRPPGASGPSDSVTLTPLTWGDVGRPPAAPPRAERDDDDAPTDLAALVEAVRAAADLARVAAPPPPWLPALPTTVTTADLAAQGGAALAARPLHLPYGLVDLPAEQRRDVAGYDLESAGNLAVVGAPRTGRSSVLRALAAAVAERLSPRDVHVYGLDFGNNALLPLVALPHTGAVVPRDQPDRVARLTRRLRAEISRRQQVLAEQSFADVAEQRAGVAPDDRLPYLLVLLDRWEGFVQAFEDYDAGALLDLWTQILQEGPGAGVKVVVSGDRSLLAGRVSTLTEDRVMLPMSDVGDYGAVGLAPREVPTNLPDGRAFRSQGSQELQVALLVEDTSGPAQVAELQRLAREATARHAADPRTASTPAAQVPFRVDPLPTRLTLAEALALGGDPLGRTTLPAGVGGDSLTLFGLDTEEHGPGVLVVGPRRSGRSTTLLTMGTSALERGWTVGIVTPRRSPLRDLAGHPGVLGSLDLDASRDDITALLAGLVPAGDTPTVLLVDDLELVGTDGPLADAIVAHLGALRDRPGLVVAAGSADELSSGYRGPAATMKKSRNGLLLAPSSPNDGDLFGLRLPRSALGAGVPGRGLLVGAGSWQLVQVPTP comes from the coding sequence ATGGGAGTGCGACTGATCCTCAGTGCGGCGCCCGACGCGGCGTCCGAGCCGGTCGACGTCGTGCTCGACTGCGCGCCCGGCGCGCGCGTGCGGGACGTCGCCCGTGCCGTCGCCGCGCACACGTCCGGGGTGCACGCGCGTGTCGTGCCGCGGGGATCGGGCCACCTCGGTGTCGTCGAGGTCCGGCCGTGGGACCAGGACGCGCCGCCGCTCTGGTCCCGGGGACGCGTGCTCGACCCCGACGAGCCGGTCGAGACCTCCCCTCTGCGGCACGGCTCGGTCGTCGGCGTCGGCGCCGACCCCGGGGACCCCTGGGACGAGCCGCTGGGCGCGTGCGAGGTGCGGGTCGTGTCCGGCCCGGGTGCCGGCCGCGTGCACCGGCTCGGCGTCGGCCGTCACGAGATCGGTGGCGGGGCGTCCGCGTCAGTGCGCGTCGAGGGCGACGTCCCGGCGCGCGCGGTCGTGCTCGAGGTCGGTCTCGACGGGTCGCGGACGCTGCACCCCGAGCCGTCGGTCCTCGGCGTCACCCGGCCCGCCCCGGCGCGACGGCGCCCGCTCGAGGGGCCGATCGTCGTCCGCCGTCCCGACGCCGACGCGACCCCCCGCAAGGCGTCGAAGCGGTACACGCGACGCCTCGCCGACGCCCGCCGTGGGCTCGACGGCGTCGTCGAGGTCGACCCTGAGCTCGACCGCCCGCTCGTCCACGTCGACCGCACGGCGCTCGACGGCCCGCGGCCGTGGCGGCCCGGCGAGTCGCTCGTCGTGGGCGACGTCGTCCTCGAGACCGCCGACGTGCTGCCCGCCGACGCGTCGCTGTCGCCGTCGCCCGCGGGCGCCGCGCTCGACTACAACCGGCCTCCGCGGCTCCTGCCGCCGCTGCGCCCCACCGACTTCCGCCTTCCGGCCGAGCCGAAGACGCCCGACAAGCTGCGGTTCCCGCTGGCGATGATGGTCCTGCCGCTGGTCATGGGCGTCGCGATGTACCTGTTCACGAAGTCGCCCTACGGCCTCGTGATCATGGTGCTGTCGCCGATGATGGCCGTGTCGAACTACGTCTCCTCCCGCGGCACGCGTCGCACGCAGCACGTCGAGGCTGTCCGCACCTACGCGGAGCGCACGGCCCGCATCGAGCGGCAGGCGTACGACGCCCTCGGCGAGGAGAGCGCCGCGCGCCGCCGCGAGCTCCCCGACCCGGCCTCCGTCCTGCTGTTCGCGACGGGCCCGCGCGCCCGGCTGTGGGAGCGGCGACGCACCGACCCCGACTGGATGCTCGCGCGGATCGGCACCGCGGACGTGCAGAGCGAGGTGTCGCTGCACGACCCGGCGCGCGAGGACCACGAGCGCGAGCAGCACTGGAGCGCCGCCGACGTGCCCGTCGCGGTCCCGCTCGCCGCCGCCGGTGTCACGGGCGTCGCCGGACCCCCGGACGAGCGTCGTGCGGTCGCCGCGTGGATGCTCGCGCAGGTCGTGACCGCGCACTCGCCCGCCGACGTCTCGGTCGTCGTGCTCACGGACGGGCAGGGCGACGACGCGTGGAGCTGGGTGCGCTGGCTGCCGCACGCGCGCCGCGACGCGGGCCCGGTCGCCGCGGTCGGCAACGACGAGGAGACGACGGCCCGCCGGGTCGCCGAGCTGCTCGACCTCGTCGAGCGCCGCCGGGCGGCCGCACGGGGGAACGGGATGCGGAGCGAGCCGGTGGGGGCACCGGTCCTCGTCGTCCTCGACGGGGCCCGGCGGATCCGGCTGCTCCCCGGACTCGTGACGCTCCTGCGCGAGGGGCCGTCGGTCGGCGTGCTGTTCGTCTGCGTCGACGAGCAGGAGCGGCAGCTCCCCGAGGAGTGCCAGGCGGTCGTCGTGGTCGACGGGCCGCGGACGACGGTGTCGGTCGCGGGCCGGCAGCCGGTCGACGGCGTCCGGGCCGACGTCGTGCCGCGCGGCTGGTTCGAGCGGCTCGGCCGGTCGCTGGCCCCGATCCGCGACATCAGCTCGGAGGACCTCGCGGCGACGCTCGTGACGTCGTCCCGCCTGCTCGACGTGCTCGACCTGGACCCGCCGCGGGCCGAGGCGGTCGCGCAGGTGTGGGCGCGCGGCGGCCGCACGACGCGCGCGGTGATCGGCGAGACGACCGACGGGCCGTTCACCGTCGACGTGCGTGCCGACGGCCCGCACGGGCTCGTCGCGGGCACCACGGGCTCGGGCAAGTCGGAGCTGCTGCAGACGCTCATCGCGTCCCTCGCGGTCGCGAACCGCCCGGACGAGATGACGTTCGTCCTCGTCGACTACAAGGGCGGCGCCGCGTTCAAGGACTGCCACCTCCTGCCGCACACCGTCGGCATGGTCACCGACCTCGACGAGCACCTGACGCGACGCGCGCTCGACAGCCTGGCCGCCGAGCTGCGCCGCCGCGAGCACCAGCTCGCGGGCGCGGGCGCGAAGGACATCGAGGACTACCTCGCGGGCCGCGCACCCGACGACGCGCCGATGCCCCGGCTCATGATCGTCATCGACGAGTTCGCGGCGCTCGTCGCGGAGCTGCCGGACTTCGTCACCGGCCTCGTCGACATCGCGCGCCGGGGCCGGTCGCTCGGCGTGCACCTGCTGCTCGCGACGCAGCGTCCCGCGGGCGTCGTGAGCGCCGAGATCAAGTCGAACACCAACCTGCGCATCGCGCTGCGCGTCACCGACAAGAACGACAGCCAGGACGTCATCGAGTCGGGTGACGCCGCCGAGATCCCGCCGAGCCTGCCCGGTCGGGCGTACGCGCGGCTGGGACACGCGAGCCTCGTCGCGTTCCAGTCGTCGCGGGTGGGCGGTCGCCCGCCGGGCGCGTCCGGTCCGTCGGACAGCGTGACGCTCACGCCGCTGACGTGGGGCGACGTGGGTCGCCCGCCCGCCGCCCCGCCGCGAGCGGAGCGCGACGACGACGATGCCCCCACGGACCTGGCGGCGCTCGTCGAGGCGGTGCGCGCCGCCGCCGACCTCGCGCGCGTCGCCGCGCCCCCGCCGCCGTGGCTGCCGGCCCTGCCCACCACGGTCACGACCGCCGACCTCGCCGCGCAGGGCGGTGCCGCGCTCGCCGCGCGACCGCTGCACCTGCCGTACGGCCTGGTCGACCTGCCCGCCGAGCAGCGCCGGGACGTCGCCGGCTACGACCTGGAGAGCGCCGGCAACCTGGCCGTCGTCGGCGCCCCGCGCACGGGCCGGTCGAGCGTGCTGCGCGCCCTCGCGGCCGCCGTCGCCGAGCGCCTGTCGCCGCGGGACGTGCACGTGTACGGCCTCGACTTCGGGAACAACGCGCTCCTCCCGCTCGTGGCGCTGCCGCACACGGGCGCCGTCGTGCCGCGCGACCAGCCCGACCGCGTCGCCCGGCTGACCCGGCGGCTGCGCGCCGAGATCTCCCGCCGCCAGCAGGTCCTCGCCGAGCAGTCGTTCGCCGACGTCGCCGAGCAGCGCGCGGGCGTCGCGCCCGACGACCGGCTGCCGTACCTGCTGGTGCTGCTCGACCGGTGGGAGGGGTTCGTCCAGGCGTTCGAGGACTACGACGCCGGGGCGCTCCTCGACCTCTGGACGCAGATCCTCCAGGAGGGTCCGGGTGCGGGCGTCAAGGTCGTCGTGAGCGGCGACCGGTCGCTGCTCGCCGGGCGCGTGTCGACGCTCACCGAGGACCGCGTCATGCTGCCGATGTCCGACGTGGGGGACTACGGCGCCGTCGGGCTGGCGCCGCGCGAGGTCCCGACGAACCTGCCCGACGGGCGCGCGTTCCGGTCGCAGGGCAGCCAGGAGCTGCAGGTGGCCCTGCTGGTCGAGGACACGTCGGGTCCGGCGCAGGTCGCCGAGCTGCAGCGCCTCGCCCGTGAGGCCACGGCCCGCCACGCCGCCGACCCGCGCACCGCGTCGACGCCCGCGGCGCAGGTCCCGTTCCGCGTCGACCCGCTCCCGACCCGCCTGACGCTCGCCGAGGCGCTCGCGCTCGGCGGCGACCCGCTCGGCCGCACGACGCTGCCGGCCGGCGTCGGCGGGGACTCGCTCACGCTGTTCGGGCTCGACACCGAGGAGCACGGGCCCGGGGTGCTCGTCGTCGGGCCCCGCCGGTCCGGGCGCAGCACGACGCTGCTCACGATGGGGACGTCCGCGCTGGAGCGCGGCTGGACCGTCGGGATCGTCACGCCGCGCCGCAGCCCGCTGCGCGACCTCGCGGGCCACCCGGGGGTCCTGGGGTCGCTCGACCTGGACGCGTCCCGGGACGACATCACCGCGCTGCTCGCCGGCCTCGTGCCCGCCGGGGACACCCCGACGGTGCTGCTGGTGGACGACCTCGAGCTCGTCGGCACCGACGGGCCGCTCGCGGACGCGATCGTCGCGCACCTCGGCGCGCTCCGGGACCGGCCCGGTCTGGTGGTCGCGGCGGGGTCGGCCGACGAGCTGTCGAGCGGGTACCGCGGGCCCGCCGCGACGATGAAGAAGTCGCGCAACGGCCTGCTGCTCGCGCCGTCGTCGCCCAACGACGGCGACCTGTTCGGGCTGCGTCTGCCGCGGTCGGCGCTCGGTGCGGGCGTTCCCGGCCGCGGCCTGCTCGTGGGCGCGGGGTCGTGGCAGCTCGTCCAGGTGCCGACGCCCTGA
- a CDS encoding MFS transporter, which translates to MLVATVLGSALAFIDATVVTIALPRIADELDATTADLQWTVNGYALTLAAFLLLGGSLGDRFGRRRVFLVGVVWFAVASLACALAPTVGLLVAARALQGVGGALLTPGSLAIIQSTFAGEDRGRAIGAWSGLGGIAGAVAPFLGGWIVEVTTWRWVFGINLPLAAVVVVVALRAVPETLDPGAVRRLDVAGTVLAAVGLAALTWAFTAWTEDGALRPAVAGVLAAGVLTLVAFVVVESRAAAPLVPPALFRWRPFAGTNAATLVVYAALSGVFFFLVVTLQVVSGYSPLAAGLAPVPVTLLLLVLSSTSGALGVRFGPRLPMTIGPLVCAVAAVLLAGIGPSAPYLTAVLPGVLLFGLGLAAVVAPLTTTALASAPDRLAGVASGVNNAVARVAGLLGIAVLPLVAGVGSAGLTDPDTLADAHRVAMLVCAGLLAAGGLVSLLTVPSSASAVRPPAEIPPDDRPPTARSERAG; encoded by the coding sequence GTGCTCGTCGCGACGGTGCTCGGGTCCGCGCTCGCGTTCATCGACGCGACGGTCGTGACGATCGCGCTGCCGCGCATCGCCGACGAGCTCGACGCGACGACCGCCGACCTCCAGTGGACGGTCAACGGGTACGCGCTGACCCTCGCGGCGTTCCTGCTGCTCGGCGGGTCCCTCGGCGACCGGTTCGGGCGACGGCGTGTGTTCCTCGTCGGGGTCGTCTGGTTCGCGGTCGCGTCGCTCGCGTGTGCGCTCGCGCCGACCGTCGGGCTGCTCGTCGCGGCCCGTGCCCTGCAGGGCGTGGGCGGCGCGCTGCTCACGCCTGGGTCGCTCGCGATCATCCAGTCGACGTTCGCGGGCGAGGACCGTGGCCGCGCGATCGGCGCGTGGTCCGGGCTCGGTGGCATCGCGGGCGCGGTCGCACCCTTCCTGGGTGGCTGGATCGTCGAGGTCACGACGTGGCGGTGGGTGTTCGGCATCAACCTGCCGCTCGCCGCCGTCGTCGTGGTCGTCGCGCTGCGCGCGGTCCCCGAGACGCTCGACCCCGGCGCGGTGCGGCGGCTCGACGTGGCGGGCACCGTGCTGGCAGCCGTGGGGCTGGCGGCGCTGACCTGGGCGTTCACCGCGTGGACCGAGGACGGCGCGCTCCGGCCGGCCGTCGCGGGCGTGCTCGCCGCCGGGGTGCTCACGCTCGTCGCGTTCGTGGTCGTCGAGTCACGGGCCGCGGCGCCGCTCGTCCCGCCCGCGCTGTTCCGCTGGCGGCCGTTCGCCGGCACCAACGCGGCGACGCTCGTCGTCTACGCCGCGCTCTCGGGCGTGTTCTTCTTCCTCGTCGTCACGCTCCAGGTCGTGTCGGGCTACTCGCCGCTCGCCGCCGGGCTCGCGCCCGTGCCCGTCACGCTGCTGCTGCTCGTGCTCTCGTCGACGTCCGGCGCGCTGGGCGTGCGGTTCGGCCCCCGGCTGCCGATGACCATCGGGCCGCTCGTCTGCGCGGTCGCCGCCGTGCTGCTCGCCGGCATCGGCCCGTCCGCGCCCTACCTGACGGCCGTCCTCCCGGGAGTGCTGCTGTTCGGGCTGGGCCTCGCCGCGGTCGTCGCGCCGCTCACCACGACCGCCCTCGCGTCCGCGCCCGACCGGCTCGCGGGCGTCGCGTCGGGCGTCAACAACGCCGTCGCGCGCGTCGCCGGGCTGCTCGGCATCGCCGTGCTCCCGCTCGTCGCGGGGGTGGGCAGCGCCGGTCTCACCGACCCGGACACCCTGGCCGACGCACACCGCGTCGCGATGCTCGTGTGCGCCGGGCTGCTCGCCGCCGGCGGGCTCGTCTCGCTGCTCACGGTCCCGTCGTCCGCGTCCGCCGTCCGCCCGCCCGCGGAGATCCCGCCCGACGACCGACCGCCGACCGCGCGGTCTGAACGCGCGGGCTGA
- a CDS encoding RtcB family protein, whose product MTRQHLTKTLVSWASILDDKARDQAVATSTMPFVYPHVALMPDAHLGKGATVGSVIPTLGALIPAAVGVDVGCGMIAVRTQWTVEQVRAAGSLTPLRQRIERTVPLSAGAANQRLTPSAEARVATLEAAAEKAGFDPGAYAGRWALQLGSLGSGNHFIEVTADETGTVWLFLHSGSRGVGNKIAQHHIRVAAELCQKWWISLPDRDLAYLVEGTPEFWAYVRELRWAQEFARLNREEMMDRVVAAIAEHMGEDVVEAERVNCHHNFTEQETHFGKSVWVSRKGAIRARAGDPGLIPGSMGTASYVVVGKGDPLSLCSSPHGAGREHSRTAARKLFTRDQLREAMAGIEYRDTDAFLDEIPAAYKDIDRVMADAADLVEVRHVLRQLVNVKGD is encoded by the coding sequence ATGACACGCCAGCACCTCACGAAGACGCTGGTCTCCTGGGCCTCGATCCTCGACGACAAGGCCCGCGACCAGGCCGTCGCCACGTCCACCATGCCCTTCGTGTACCCGCACGTCGCGCTCATGCCCGACGCGCACCTCGGCAAGGGCGCCACCGTCGGCTCGGTGATCCCGACCCTCGGCGCGCTGATCCCCGCGGCCGTCGGTGTCGACGTCGGCTGCGGCATGATCGCCGTCCGCACGCAGTGGACGGTCGAGCAGGTCCGCGCCGCCGGGTCGCTCACGCCGCTGCGGCAGCGGATCGAGCGGACCGTCCCGCTGTCGGCGGGTGCCGCGAACCAGCGCCTGACGCCGAGCGCGGAGGCGCGCGTCGCGACGCTCGAGGCCGCCGCGGAGAAGGCGGGCTTCGACCCCGGTGCCTACGCGGGACGGTGGGCGCTCCAGCTCGGGTCGCTCGGCTCCGGCAACCACTTCATCGAGGTGACCGCCGACGAGACCGGCACCGTCTGGCTGTTCCTGCACTCCGGGTCCCGGGGCGTCGGCAACAAGATCGCGCAGCACCACATCCGTGTCGCCGCCGAGCTCTGCCAGAAGTGGTGGATCTCCCTGCCCGACCGCGACCTCGCGTACCTCGTCGAGGGGACGCCCGAGTTCTGGGCGTACGTGCGCGAGCTGCGGTGGGCGCAGGAGTTCGCGCGGCTCAACCGCGAGGAGATGATGGACCGGGTCGTCGCCGCGATCGCCGAGCACATGGGCGAGGACGTCGTCGAGGCCGAGCGCGTCAACTGCCACCACAACTTCACGGAGCAGGAGACGCACTTCGGCAAGTCCGTGTGGGTGTCCCGCAAGGGCGCCATCCGGGCCCGCGCCGGCGACCCCGGGCTCATCCCCGGGTCGATGGGCACCGCGTCGTATGTCGTCGTCGGCAAGGGCGACCCGCTGTCGCTGTGCTCGTCGCCGCACGGCGCCGGGCGTGAGCACTCCCGGACCGCCGCACGGAAGCTGTTCACGCGCGACCAGCTCCGCGAGGCCATGGCGGGGATCGAGTACCGCGACACCGACGCGTTCCTCGACGAGATCCCGGCCGCCTACAAGGACATCGACCGGGTCATGGCCGACGCCGCCGACCTCGTCGAGGTCCGGCACGTCCTGCGTCAGCTCGTCAACGTCAAGGGCGACTGA
- a CDS encoding DUF3806 domain-containing protein: MSEDRTSPAQAATVPGLRPLTVGEQGHLDSLRAHVRRSRTDLTDVADVARLVHETYTGWADDAGAAVPEGVVAALGVVVGDLVVARAPGAHWVLRTAGPTPTPCVVSPDGEAAVLPLDDIRARWDIGVTPDWASGYVTAAAAHLAVSGLHAEDAVDGGPAFEVPQQRTPAAASSLPRRTAPQADEAAAAPASGYRTPGDLPEPPSPAAQDLGLRALEHALDAVLGGECPLVTFAMTHDGVQRVVRTFPGDSRESADEARAWIRSSGAVCAVVAWEGELPGDEPGTHAVVVEASGPGRPSMVVGHRYAPARSGGEGRARGARPVGEPVVVGQGDPLL, from the coding sequence ATGAGCGAGGACCGGACGTCCCCCGCGCAGGCCGCCACCGTGCCCGGCCTGCGCCCCCTCACGGTCGGCGAGCAGGGCCACCTCGACAGCCTCCGCGCCCACGTCCGCCGCAGCCGCACCGACCTGACCGACGTCGCCGACGTCGCCCGGCTCGTGCACGAGACGTACACCGGCTGGGCCGACGACGCCGGCGCGGCCGTGCCCGAGGGTGTCGTCGCGGCGCTCGGCGTCGTCGTCGGCGACCTCGTCGTCGCGCGCGCACCCGGCGCGCACTGGGTGCTGCGGACCGCGGGCCCGACGCCGACGCCGTGCGTCGTCTCGCCCGACGGCGAGGCCGCGGTCCTCCCGCTCGACGACATCCGCGCGCGCTGGGACATCGGCGTCACGCCCGACTGGGCGTCCGGCTACGTGACCGCAGCGGCCGCCCACCTCGCCGTGTCCGGCCTGCACGCCGAGGACGCCGTCGACGGCGGACCCGCGTTCGAGGTCCCGCAGCAGCGCACCCCCGCAGCGGCGTCCTCGCTCCCGCGCCGCACCGCCCCGCAGGCCGACGAGGCCGCGGCCGCGCCCGCGAGCGGCTACCGGACGCCCGGCGACCTGCCCGAGCCGCCGTCACCCGCCGCGCAGGACCTCGGGCTGCGGGCCCTGGAGCACGCGCTCGACGCGGTGCTCGGCGGCGAGTGCCCGCTCGTGACGTTCGCCATGACCCACGACGGCGTGCAGCGCGTCGTCCGGACGTTCCCGGGCGACTCCCGCGAGTCCGCCGACGAGGCGCGCGCGTGGATCCGCTCGTCGGGTGCCGTGTGCGCGGTCGTCGCGTGGGAGGGCGAGCTGCCGGGCGACGAGCCCGGGACGCACGCCGTCGTCGTCGAGGCGTCCGGCCCCGGCCGCCCGAGCATGGTGGTCGGCCACCGCTACGCGCCGGCGCGGTCCGGTGGCGAGGGTCGGGCGCGCGGTGCGCGTCCCGTCGGCGAGCCCGTCGTCGTCGGGCAGGGCGACCCGCTCCTCTGA